The segment TAGCTTCCCGATCTCGAGACTTGGGGACAGTTGCTCTCAAACCGAACTGGAGGTGCCTGCGCAGATTTCTAGATGCACGAGCGGAGCGGGCGGAGGGCTCCGATCCTTCTCCGTTGGGAAAAGGGAGATCCGGCGATGGACAGAATGAAATGCGGTGATTGTTACCGGCGAGAGAGGGTTTGCCGAACTCGCCGCCAGATGATGAAATTGGCGCGCTGTCTGGCCCAGGTGCGACGCAAATTGCTGCGCACAGGCGGTTTTGCTAACCACCCACTAGCCAACCTGGCTATACTGGCTGATCCACCGGCGCCCGATATTCCGCGACTGAAATGATCCGCTGCGTGCGCTCATCCCAGAGAATGAATTTCAAAGCGCGTGGGACGGAAGACAATTTCACGCGTGCCACACCGACGAATAGATCTCGATATCGGTCGTGGCATGCGACGAGGCGATAGTTGGGAATCCGAGGGGACAGGTGATGGATGTGATGGTAGCCGATATTCGCTGTGAACCAATTCAGCCATCGCGGCAGAATCAGGAAGCTGGTTCCTTTGATAGCGCCGGTTTCGTGGTCCCAGTGCCGGGTGTCGCTCGCGTAGGAGTGCTCGAAATTGTGTTGCACCGTGAACAGCAATATCCCCGCGCCACCCGCCAGCGATAAGGCGACAACATAAATCGCGAAGAACCGCGTCGGGCCGATCGCCCAGCACATCAGTGCCCATCCGCTGAGCAGCGCCACGTTGTTCCAAAACATGTGCCAGTACTGTTTTCGCGATTGCCAGCAGGGGGTTTCAAAGCCGGAGGCGATCGTCCGCATCGACGTATGCGGTCTTGCGATTTTACCCGCCACGATGTGGCTGATCAGCTCCATACTGCCTTTCAGCCAGGTGAAGCGAGGATTGAAAATCAAGTAGATGAACCCGACGAACGGCGCGAGAGCGATGCTGCACTTGCCGCGATACAGCCGCTGCTGGCTATGGCTCATCGATTCGTACTCGTTGACCGACAGTGTGGTGTACGGTCCGCGGTATCGTTCCCAGTCGCCGTTGGTGGCGTGGTGATAGCTGTGATGCTGCGACCATACAAATTGCGGCATCCCACATACGACGCCCAGGACAAAACCGAATACGCGATTGAGAGGCTGGGTTCGAAACAAGCTCCCGTGACCGCATTCATGCATCAACGCGAAGGCGCGGATGTTGAAAAGGCTTATTAGCAGCACCGCCGCGCACGTGAGCCACAGCGAAATGTCAGAGCTCGCCACTGCGGCGCACCAGACCAGCGCAAGAGACGCCAACACCATGAGTACCTGCGTCAGGGCTCTGAGATCGTCAGGGCGCGCATGCTCGAGAACAAGGTCGCTTTTTTTGTTCTTTATCTGCGATCCAATCACT is part of the Candidatus Binataceae bacterium genome and harbors:
- a CDS encoding fatty acid desaturase, producing the protein MIGSQIKNKKSDLVLEHARPDDLRALTQVLMVLASLALVWCAAVASSDISLWLTCAAVLLISLFNIRAFALMHECGHGSLFRTQPLNRVFGFVLGVVCGMPQFVWSQHHSYHHATNGDWERYRGPYTTLSVNEYESMSHSQQRLYRGKCSIALAPFVGFIYLIFNPRFTWLKGSMELISHIVAGKIARPHTSMRTIASGFETPCWQSRKQYWHMFWNNVALLSGWALMCWAIGPTRFFAIYVVALSLAGGAGILLFTVQHNFEHSYASDTRHWDHETGAIKGTSFLILPRWLNWFTANIGYHHIHHLSPRIPNYRLVACHDRYRDLFVGVARVKLSSVPRALKFILWDERTQRIISVAEYRAPVDQPV